A genomic region of Amphiura filiformis chromosome 6, Afil_fr2py, whole genome shotgun sequence contains the following coding sequences:
- the LOC140154542 gene encoding uncharacterized protein, which translates to MERFERLALQSYNGTPPTHWFRYVDDTLLKLKKSEQAPFFEHINDENIRKIPSTEEAKLEERNHLKSALGTCGYQNWTFEKALKAREKSKPISSDSSATMSTRPRNITIPYIAGVSEKLKRIFGKHNIPVSLKPGNTLRQKLVHPKDKPPRNKQSNIVYAIQCKDSDCEDSYIGESKQPLHKRMYQHRRPSSTGLNDSAVYTHLKFANHSFEDKDVLVLDREHKWFERGVKEAIHVRREEPSLNRGGGLRHNLSRTYDAAIRKLPGDSPVTSYHQRDLALSHEHPDNRLCYHQRYRLAID; encoded by the exons ATGGAACGTTTTGAGCGGTTAGCACTACAGTCCTACAACGGCACACCACCAACGCATTGGTTTCGTTATGTGGACGATACTCTTTTGAAGCTTAAGAAAAGCGAACAAGCCCCCTTCTTTGAACACATCAACGACGAGAACATCAG AAAAATCCCATCTACCGAGGAGGCTAAGTTGGAAGAACGTAATCACCTCAAATCTGCGTTAGGTACTTGTGGGTACCAGAACTGGACATTTGAGAAAGCTCTCAAAGCTCGCGAGAAATCAAAACCCATCTCGTCTGATTCCTCTGCCACAATGAGCACTCGTCCAAGGAACATCACCATCCCATACATTGCTGGGGTTTCGGAGAAGCTTAAGCGAATATTCGGGAAACACAACATCCCCGTCTCCTTGAAACCGGGCAATACTTTGAGACAGAAACtagtgcatcccaaggacaaacccCCCCGCAATAAACAAAGTAATATTGTTTATGCCATCCAGTGCAAAGACTCTGACTGTGAGGACTCCTATATAGGGGAGAGTAAACAACCATTGCACAAGCGTATGTATCAGCACCGTAGACCCAGTTCTACAGGTTTGAACGATTCGGCAGTTTATACGCACCTCAAATTTGCCAATCATTCTTTTGAGGACAAGGATGTGCTAGTGCTCGACAGAGAACataagtggtttgaaagaggagTTAAGGAGGCAATACATGTCCGGCGGGAGGAACCTTCGCTCAACAGAGGAGGGGGACTTCGCCACAACCTGTCAAGGACCTACGACGCAGCAATCCGGAAACTACCCGGCGACTcccctgtgacgtcataccatcaa AGGGATTTAGCCTTGTCACACGAACATCCTGATAACCGTCTATGCTACCACCAAAGATATCGCCTAGCTATAGAttag